From Periophthalmus magnuspinnatus isolate fPerMag1 chromosome 1, fPerMag1.2.pri, whole genome shotgun sequence:
aattaactcaaaataactgaacttttggatattttttttgtaataaataaatttgctttgatcactgctttgcatttttgtcatttcttgaccctgacacgGCACAGGTGTGAAGTAAAAACcgtttcaggagacttcatcatgaagctcacccagggaaggccaagggtttgcagctctgtcctcaaagcaaagagtggatTTGAACGTAATGTTGACTGGTAGTGTTTTCATCATGGCATAGAATTCAAAAGGCGGAAAGAGGAATACACCGAAATATTAGCTTAgtatgttaaaataataaagctATCGCCATTAAACTATAGCCGTGACACTTTTGAGAACCAGGGTTAAGATCAGAGCACGTACTTGGTCGCTAATCACCAACTACTTTCAAAGCTGACCAACAAAGTGCGCACAGTTGGGAGTATTAAATTTTAAAGAGCGCTCCGGGACCTTGGATGAGGGTGGGAGGGGTGTAAATCTCCAGGACGACGAGGGGCAAAGGTTTGAGCTCATAGCCCCGAGTTCAGAGTCCGGTCACAGCCTAAGCCCACTCAGCTGAACGAGGTGTGACTGAGACCTGCTGCCGCACATGGAGTGATCAGGAGGCTTTTAGTATAGGCCGGTCACGATAAACACTATAttatatacagggtgtccataaagtctctgcaattaaaacattttattggaaAGGTAATTGATAAGATTTACCTGTGTTATCATTACCGttaatgtgttatcgtgacaggtctagctTTTAGTTGTGTTGGTCTATCTTTATCAGAAACAAACCTCAATTTGCCCAATTTAGGACCCGATTTTATGAGTAAACTGTGGCATTCTTGTCCATATTATACATTAGAATTTGCCCTCTGTAATTAATGACctccagtccacaaaacagtgtTGTGAATTAagtgtaaaagaaaataaaaaggtgagagtagaTCCTCATGTGTGTCCGTTTACATCCGCACAGCGAggatcaggctgaagctgctgcagattagcgatAGTGACTTTACTTCCAGTGTCATTTATGtccagccttctgtgcattaaaagcatttttctgaactactgcaccacatttcacaaatacaaACTTGTTTTACCTTGTATCTAAAGTAAAAGTGCAATGCTCTGATCTTTAAAACACTTTAGAGTGAGtggttttactgtagacaggaaacagctgatgcTCGGtgcacaacttttagcttgtggtgtgcagtCTCTTCACTGTCATATCCCACTACACTTTTTACGTTCAGAGACTTAAAATCTCATACGATTCTCCTCTATGGTCAATGCTGAAAAACTGAAGAATCCTGTAGTATGTGACAagctttatttgtgtatttttgagtaatgcTGTGTCTTTGTACAAGATCGTCCAGGTCTGGGGGTACCAGTGCTGCCTTGAGGTCATTTCACAAGACCAGCAGCTCcatttctttaaaggtgcattatgtaacttttccggtggaggtGCTACACTGCCAGATGTCACCATAGAGATGTTAATGTATCTATCTGAATAGAGCAAAGCAGGTGACTCCACCAGACCAACTGAtaggtcagatgtgtggagaggcaaccccactcacaataTGAATGTTAGGTatatttagcaataaaaacatgtgaattaAAGCTACCCGTGTAAGTAAACATCAGTGTCACCTGAAACTAAATGCTCACTGAACAGGCTAAATTCTCCACTGATCCCGTCTGATGCTGGTAATCCACTGCTGACCACTGGCAGGGTCTTTGGGGATGTTTAACAGTGCTTTTGGGGTTTCTGGAGCtattctgaaaaaataaaaattctgctGACAgtgaagatgttgaactttgtgccagttttggtTTGTATTGACAGGCTCAATACAGAGATGATAACCATAAAACCAGATcaacaaaatttgaaatacaaacAATATAATTCTACCAAAGGATTCTTAAATGCCTCATTTGTAAACTGTACACATTCTCAAAtctatttcagtgttttaaaataaagcatGAGGCTACTGTACAAATGAGCCAGTAATTTCCCTATGGATCATACAGCTGTGTGGGATGCTCCGCTATCATCAAGGTCATCATTAGGTCAAACATGTAGGTTAGAAGCTCTCATTCATCACATCCTTGTTTAAACCGGTTTGTAGGTCAGATATGTACCCCTCACAACAGATCGTTGTGCTGCTCTGGCTCCTTTGGCTCTCGAGGCTGCTGGATTTGCTCTGTATCTGGGTCATATTGCCTAATGAGAGCAGAGCCTTCCCTTCAGGATGGCTCCATGAGCAGGTGAAAGTCTCCTCTCCTCAGCCCTCTGAGTCTCTTACATAAGGCTCATCCTCACTGGACACAGTGTGGATCCTGCACGCTTCGTTTTGACTCAGGCTAATCAGGTTAAAACACCACAGCAGATTAGTGCAATGAGCTTATGGAGAGTCTGGTCATTAAACACTGGGTTCAGGTCCTCAGCTTTACTCATGTGgcttattattttaataataatcatttcagatactgtcaaaaatatctgaaaacatgttttctgGCGAGATCACCCAAACTATAAACCCCACGCCTCCTGACCCCTCACCCTGatccctctcccccctcacaGGAGCTCTTGGGAGCCAAATGGGGCACTGCGCTCCTGGAGCAGGACTAATGCAGACGGTGAAAACAGGAGACCGCGCACGTGCCCATATGGCCAATCCTGTATGGTGCGCGCGCCCTGGGCTGGATAAAAGGCCGCGGGACCAGGGCTGGTCACATCAAACATGCTCTCCCTCTGGACCTTCCTCGTGCAGAAGCTGTCGCTGCTCACGCAGCTCACGCTTTTCGACTTAAAGTGGcgggagccagaagaggagcgcGAGCCGCAGCAGAGTGCTCCCGGGACACTGCGCCGCGGGGACATCCTGGAGGTGCCTCGTACGATCTTCATTCACTTCGGCATTTACCTGGGCGACGGCAAAGTGGCGCATCTCATCCCCGACATCCTGCCTGCTCTCACACGTGACCCCGCGCTGATACGCACAGTCATCACCAACACGCGCCTCATCGTCGGCTGCACGTTCAAATACGCCACTGTGCGCGTGGACACGCTGGAGGACTTTGCGTATGGCGCAAGAATCCTGGTAAACCGCGTGGACACTGTGATGAAGGCCCAGCCTCTGCCCAACGAGGAGGTGGCAAGACGCGCGGAGCAGCTGCTCGGGGACACGCCCTACAGCCTCCTGTGGAACAACTGCGAGCACTTTGTGACGCACTGTAGATACGGCTCTGCGGTCAGCAGGCAGACTGACAAGGTACGAACTGGACTAGGGTAAACACTGGGCTACACGTGGGCTATTactaattcaaataaataaacattgaaatatataataaatgtaaaaatacacaaaaataccaGTGAACACTGCTGTGCATTTGTATATAactataatgttttttgtgcagttcTGTGAGGTTCTGAAGTCAGTCATCAGAGACCAGCGCAGTGCCTTGTTGTCCTGTCTTCTGGGCATCACTTCCATCATCTCTTTTGGTATGGCACCTTCAACTACATTACCCACAATCCTCATCCCCTTCACCCTGTGGATGGCTGGCTGAAGATGTCCTAAAGCTGCAACAGTGAACTGCACTATATTGTCCCTGTGTTCTGCCTGTCTCAGTTTTAGAGTTGTGCTCATGGTAAATGCCATGAGAGGATGTCCTATGTGCTGTTAATGCAGCGGTGTGAGATCGTTGTTGTGTTGATCACTTTAAACCCTAAAAACTAGTGACCTTATACACAGGATCAAGGAGGGGAGAGTGGTAGGTGGACTGGTGCCTGGTCACAGTGGGATTAGAGTGATGGAAATTTGCACAAACACAGAGCCCACTGCAATGGAGATGAATAAATGTGCATACATatggaaagaaaaaataatgacacactttagtccaaaatacatttattgtgACAACAGAACCGGCTTTCAAGATAATGAGCTACCGACTGCACAGTGCCTTATGCAGAAAAATATAGAGTCAATATTTTCATCATGTCAGCTTTATCACATAAaggtttaaaggttctatattatgcaaaatcaactcttTTGGGCTTTAAGACAAGACACAAGACATGTTATACTGTTATTTCCTCACATACCtatctggagttttgttttgtttcattcacatatgtttgagtaacagtgCATTATTACTCTCTCTACATagtgctagttttcatctgtctTTTACCTTTACGGtagaaactggactgaaaaatccaaaatcatcgagcacttcctgtattaccacatgacatcacaaggtcgaacagagcgttttcagtttgagagaagaaatatgcacaatacacacaactcctggtatgtttgtgatgagaaaacataaaagcagcgtaaaatgggccctttaagtacattttcttctCATAAATGGACAAAACTGTGCAATAAGCTATATTTGTTAACCCTTTTCAAAGCTCTATGTGTATCATTTTCAACAGGTCCATTCATAATCATGATAATGTGTTTCTGCAGGTCACAGCACTTTATCATATTGTGATTCATAATTGATTGAGGAGTGATGT
This genomic window contains:
- the LOC117374877 gene encoding lecithin retinol acyltransferase, which encodes MLSLWTFLVQKLSLLTQLTLFDLKWREPEEEREPQQSAPGTLRRGDILEVPRTIFIHFGIYLGDGKVAHLIPDILPALTRDPALIRTVITNTRLIVGCTFKYATVRVDTLEDFAYGARILVNRVDTVMKAQPLPNEEVARRAEQLLGDTPYSLLWNNCEHFVTHCRYGSAVSRQTDKFCEVLKSVIRDQRSALLSCLLGITSIISFGMAPSTTLPTILIPFTLWMAG